The Elephas maximus indicus isolate mEleMax1 chromosome 19, mEleMax1 primary haplotype, whole genome shotgun sequence genome contains a region encoding:
- the CSNK1D gene encoding casein kinase I isoform X3, translating to MGLTAASHTRGENVRTTGMRLEVGHPVAVFLGTDIAAGEEVAIKLECVKTKHPQLHIESKIYKMMQGGVGIPTIRWCGAEGDYNVMVMELLGPSLEDLFNFCSRKFSLKTVLLLADQMISRIEYIHSKNFIHRDVKPDNFLMGLGKKGNLVYIIDFGLAKKYRDARTHQHIPYRENKNLTGTARYASINTHLGIEQSRRDDLESLGYVLMYFNLGSLPWQGLKAATKRQKYERISEKKMSTPIEVLCKGYPSEFATYLNFCRSLRFDDKPDYSYLRQLFRNLFHRQGFSYDYVFDWNMLKFGASRATDDAERERRDREERLRHSRNPATRGLPSTASGRLRGTQEVAPPTPLTPTSHTANTSPRPVSGMERERKVSMRLHRGAPVNVSSSDLTGRQDTSRMSTSQIPGRVASSGLQSAVHR from the exons ATGGGGCTCACGGCTGCGTCTCACACACGTGGGGAAAATGTCAGAACAACTGGAATGCGGTTGGAGGTGGGACATCCTGTGGCTGTGTTCCTAG GTACGGACATTGCTGCAGGAGAAGAAGTTGCCATCAAGCTTGAATGTGTCAAAACCAAACACCCTCAGCTGCACATCGAGAGCAAGATCTACAAAATGATGCAGGGAGGAG TGGGAATCCCCACCATTCGATGGTGCGGGGCAGAGGGGGACTACAACGTCATGGTGATGGAGCTGTTGGGACCAAGCCTGGAAGACCTCTTCAACTTCTGCTCAAGGAAATTCAGTCTCAAAACTGTCCTCCTCCTCGCTGACCAAATG ATTAGTCGTATTGAGTACATTCATTCAAAGAACTTCATCCACCGAGATGTGAAGCCAGATAACTTTCTCATGGGACTGGGCAAGAAGGGCAACCTGGTCTACATCATAGACTTTGGGCTGGCCAAGAAGTACCGGGACGCCAGGACTCACCAGCACATCCCCTACCGTGAGAACAAGAACCTTACCGGGACTGCTCGATATGCCTCCATCAACACCCATCTTGGAATCG AACAATCTCGACGAGatgacttggagtccctgggctaTGTGTTAATGTACTTCAACCTGGGCTCTCTCCCCTGGCAGGGGCTGAAGGCTGctaccaagagacagaaatacgAAAGGATTAGTGAGAAGAAAATGTCCACTCCCATTGAGGTGTTGTGTAAAGGCTACCCTT CTGAGTTTGCCACATACCTGAATTTCTGCCGCTCGTTGCGTTTTGATGATAAGCCTGACTACTCGTACCTGAGACAACTCTTCCGGAACCTGTTTCATCGCCAGGGTTTCTCCTACGACTATGTGTTTGACTGGAACATGCTCAAGTTT GGTGCCAGCCGGGCCACTGATGATGCTGAGCGGGAACGCCGGGACCGAGAGGAGCGGCTGAGACACTCTCGGAATCCAGCTACCCGGGGCCTCCCTTCCACGGCCTCAGGCCGCCTGAGGGGGACACAGGAAGTGGCTCCCCCCACGCCCCTCACGCCTACCTCACACACTG CAAACACCTCTCCGCGGCCTGTCTCTGGCATGGAAAGAGAGCGGAAAGTGAGTATGCGGCTGCACCGCGGCGCCCCGGTCAACGTGTCCTCATCTGATCTCACAGGCCGGCAAGATACCTCGCGCATGTCCACCTCACAG
- the CSNK1D gene encoding casein kinase I isoform X6, with product MELRVGNRYRLGRKIGSGSFGDIYLGTDIAAGEEVAIKLECVKTKHPQLHIESKIYKMMQGGVGIPTIRWCGAEGDYNVMVMELLGPSLEDLFNFCSRKFSLKTVLLLADQMISRIEYIHSKNFIHRDVKPDNFLMGLGKKGNLVYIIDFGLAKKYRDARTHQHIPYRENKNLTGTARYASINTHLGIEQSRRDDLESLGYVLMYFNLGSLPWQGLKAATKRQKYERISEKKMSTPIEVLCKGYPSEFATYLNFCRSLRFDDKPDYSYLRQLFRNLFHRQGFSYDYVFDWNMLKFGASRATDDAERERRDREERLRHSRNPATRGLPSTASGRLRGTQEVAPPTPLTPTSHTANTSPRPVSGMERERKVSMRLHRGAPVNVSSSDLTGRQDTSRMSTSQNSIPFEHHGK from the exons ATGGAGCTGAGAGTCGGGAACAGGTACCGGCTGGGCCGGAAGATCGGCAGCGGCTCCTTCGGAGACATCTATCTCG GTACGGACATTGCTGCAGGAGAAGAAGTTGCCATCAAGCTTGAATGTGTCAAAACCAAACACCCTCAGCTGCACATCGAGAGCAAGATCTACAAAATGATGCAGGGAGGAG TGGGAATCCCCACCATTCGATGGTGCGGGGCAGAGGGGGACTACAACGTCATGGTGATGGAGCTGTTGGGACCAAGCCTGGAAGACCTCTTCAACTTCTGCTCAAGGAAATTCAGTCTCAAAACTGTCCTCCTCCTCGCTGACCAAATG ATTAGTCGTATTGAGTACATTCATTCAAAGAACTTCATCCACCGAGATGTGAAGCCAGATAACTTTCTCATGGGACTGGGCAAGAAGGGCAACCTGGTCTACATCATAGACTTTGGGCTGGCCAAGAAGTACCGGGACGCCAGGACTCACCAGCACATCCCCTACCGTGAGAACAAGAACCTTACCGGGACTGCTCGATATGCCTCCATCAACACCCATCTTGGAATCG AACAATCTCGACGAGatgacttggagtccctgggctaTGTGTTAATGTACTTCAACCTGGGCTCTCTCCCCTGGCAGGGGCTGAAGGCTGctaccaagagacagaaatacgAAAGGATTAGTGAGAAGAAAATGTCCACTCCCATTGAGGTGTTGTGTAAAGGCTACCCTT CTGAGTTTGCCACATACCTGAATTTCTGCCGCTCGTTGCGTTTTGATGATAAGCCTGACTACTCGTACCTGAGACAACTCTTCCGGAACCTGTTTCATCGCCAGGGTTTCTCCTACGACTATGTGTTTGACTGGAACATGCTCAAGTTT GGTGCCAGCCGGGCCACTGATGATGCTGAGCGGGAACGCCGGGACCGAGAGGAGCGGCTGAGACACTCTCGGAATCCAGCTACCCGGGGCCTCCCTTCCACGGCCTCAGGCCGCCTGAGGGGGACACAGGAAGTGGCTCCCCCCACGCCCCTCACGCCTACCTCACACACTG CAAACACCTCTCCGCGGCCTGTCTCTGGCATGGAAAGAGAGCGGAAAGTGAGTATGCGGCTGCACCGCGGCGCCCCGGTCAACGTGTCCTCATCTGATCTCACAGGCCGGCAAGATACCTCGCGCATGTCCACCTCACAG
- the CSNK1D gene encoding casein kinase I isoform X1 — translation MGLTAASHTRGENVRTTGMRLEVGHPVAVFLGTDIAAGEEVAIKLECVKTKHPQLHIESKIYKMMQGGVGIPTIRWCGAEGDYNVMVMELLGPSLEDLFNFCSRKFSLKTVLLLADQMISRIEYIHSKNFIHRDVKPDNFLMGLGKKGNLVYIIDFGLAKKYRDARTHQHIPYRENKNLTGTARYASINTHLGIEQSRRDDLESLGYVLMYFNLGSLPWQGLKAATKRQKYERISEKKMSTPIEVLCKGYPSEFATYLNFCRSLRFDDKPDYSYLRQLFRNLFHRQGFSYDYVFDWNMLKFGASRATDDAERERRDREERLRHSRNPATRGLPSTASGRLRGTQEVAPPTPLTPTSHTANTSPRPVSGMERERKVSMRLHRGAPVNVSSSDLTGRQDTSRMSTSQRSREMASLRLHVARQGARCRPQRPRRTTY, via the exons ATGGGGCTCACGGCTGCGTCTCACACACGTGGGGAAAATGTCAGAACAACTGGAATGCGGTTGGAGGTGGGACATCCTGTGGCTGTGTTCCTAG GTACGGACATTGCTGCAGGAGAAGAAGTTGCCATCAAGCTTGAATGTGTCAAAACCAAACACCCTCAGCTGCACATCGAGAGCAAGATCTACAAAATGATGCAGGGAGGAG TGGGAATCCCCACCATTCGATGGTGCGGGGCAGAGGGGGACTACAACGTCATGGTGATGGAGCTGTTGGGACCAAGCCTGGAAGACCTCTTCAACTTCTGCTCAAGGAAATTCAGTCTCAAAACTGTCCTCCTCCTCGCTGACCAAATG ATTAGTCGTATTGAGTACATTCATTCAAAGAACTTCATCCACCGAGATGTGAAGCCAGATAACTTTCTCATGGGACTGGGCAAGAAGGGCAACCTGGTCTACATCATAGACTTTGGGCTGGCCAAGAAGTACCGGGACGCCAGGACTCACCAGCACATCCCCTACCGTGAGAACAAGAACCTTACCGGGACTGCTCGATATGCCTCCATCAACACCCATCTTGGAATCG AACAATCTCGACGAGatgacttggagtccctgggctaTGTGTTAATGTACTTCAACCTGGGCTCTCTCCCCTGGCAGGGGCTGAAGGCTGctaccaagagacagaaatacgAAAGGATTAGTGAGAAGAAAATGTCCACTCCCATTGAGGTGTTGTGTAAAGGCTACCCTT CTGAGTTTGCCACATACCTGAATTTCTGCCGCTCGTTGCGTTTTGATGATAAGCCTGACTACTCGTACCTGAGACAACTCTTCCGGAACCTGTTTCATCGCCAGGGTTTCTCCTACGACTATGTGTTTGACTGGAACATGCTCAAGTTT GGTGCCAGCCGGGCCACTGATGATGCTGAGCGGGAACGCCGGGACCGAGAGGAGCGGCTGAGACACTCTCGGAATCCAGCTACCCGGGGCCTCCCTTCCACGGCCTCAGGCCGCCTGAGGGGGACACAGGAAGTGGCTCCCCCCACGCCCCTCACGCCTACCTCACACACTG CAAACACCTCTCCGCGGCCTGTCTCTGGCATGGAAAGAGAGCGGAAAGTGAGTATGCGGCTGCACCGCGGCGCCCCGGTCAACGTGTCCTCATCTGATCTCACAGGCCGGCAAGATACCTCGCGCATGTCCACCTCACAG
- the CSNK1D gene encoding casein kinase I isoform X2, whose protein sequence is MELRVGNRYRLGRKIGSGSFGDIYLGTDIAAGEEVAIKLECVKTKHPQLHIESKIYKMMQGGVGIPTIRWCGAEGDYNVMVMELLGPSLEDLFNFCSRKFSLKTVLLLADQMISRIEYIHSKNFIHRDVKPDNFLMGLGKKGNLVYIIDFGLAKKYRDARTHQHIPYRENKNLTGTARYASINTHLGIEQSRRDDLESLGYVLMYFNLGSLPWQGLKAATKRQKYERISEKKMSTPIEVLCKGYPSEFATYLNFCRSLRFDDKPDYSYLRQLFRNLFHRQGFSYDYVFDWNMLKFGASRATDDAERERRDREERLRHSRNPATRGLPSTASGRLRGTQEVAPPTPLTPTSHTANTSPRPVSGMERERKVSMRLHRGAPVNVSSSDLTGRQDTSRMSTSQRSREMASLRLHVARQGARCRPQRPRRTTY, encoded by the exons ATGGAGCTGAGAGTCGGGAACAGGTACCGGCTGGGCCGGAAGATCGGCAGCGGCTCCTTCGGAGACATCTATCTCG GTACGGACATTGCTGCAGGAGAAGAAGTTGCCATCAAGCTTGAATGTGTCAAAACCAAACACCCTCAGCTGCACATCGAGAGCAAGATCTACAAAATGATGCAGGGAGGAG TGGGAATCCCCACCATTCGATGGTGCGGGGCAGAGGGGGACTACAACGTCATGGTGATGGAGCTGTTGGGACCAAGCCTGGAAGACCTCTTCAACTTCTGCTCAAGGAAATTCAGTCTCAAAACTGTCCTCCTCCTCGCTGACCAAATG ATTAGTCGTATTGAGTACATTCATTCAAAGAACTTCATCCACCGAGATGTGAAGCCAGATAACTTTCTCATGGGACTGGGCAAGAAGGGCAACCTGGTCTACATCATAGACTTTGGGCTGGCCAAGAAGTACCGGGACGCCAGGACTCACCAGCACATCCCCTACCGTGAGAACAAGAACCTTACCGGGACTGCTCGATATGCCTCCATCAACACCCATCTTGGAATCG AACAATCTCGACGAGatgacttggagtccctgggctaTGTGTTAATGTACTTCAACCTGGGCTCTCTCCCCTGGCAGGGGCTGAAGGCTGctaccaagagacagaaatacgAAAGGATTAGTGAGAAGAAAATGTCCACTCCCATTGAGGTGTTGTGTAAAGGCTACCCTT CTGAGTTTGCCACATACCTGAATTTCTGCCGCTCGTTGCGTTTTGATGATAAGCCTGACTACTCGTACCTGAGACAACTCTTCCGGAACCTGTTTCATCGCCAGGGTTTCTCCTACGACTATGTGTTTGACTGGAACATGCTCAAGTTT GGTGCCAGCCGGGCCACTGATGATGCTGAGCGGGAACGCCGGGACCGAGAGGAGCGGCTGAGACACTCTCGGAATCCAGCTACCCGGGGCCTCCCTTCCACGGCCTCAGGCCGCCTGAGGGGGACACAGGAAGTGGCTCCCCCCACGCCCCTCACGCCTACCTCACACACTG CAAACACCTCTCCGCGGCCTGTCTCTGGCATGGAAAGAGAGCGGAAAGTGAGTATGCGGCTGCACCGCGGCGCCCCGGTCAACGTGTCCTCATCTGATCTCACAGGCCGGCAAGATACCTCGCGCATGTCCACCTCACAG
- the CSNK1D gene encoding casein kinase I isoform X5 codes for MGLTAASHTRGENVRTTGMRLEVGHPVAVFLGTDIAAGEEVAIKLECVKTKHPQLHIESKIYKMMQGGVGIPTIRWCGAEGDYNVMVMELLGPSLEDLFNFCSRKFSLKTVLLLADQMISRIEYIHSKNFIHRDVKPDNFLMGLGKKGNLVYIIDFGLAKKYRDARTHQHIPYRENKNLTGTARYASINTHLGIEQSRRDDLESLGYVLMYFNLGSLPWQGLKAATKRQKYERISEKKMSTPIEVLCKGYPSEFATYLNFCRSLRFDDKPDYSYLRQLFRNLFHRQGFSYDYVFDWNMLKFGASRATDDAERERRDREERLRHSRNPATRGLPSTASGRLRGTQEVAPPTPLTPTSHTANTSPRPVSGMERERKVSMRLHRGAPVNVSSSDLTGRQDTSRMSTSQNSIPFEHHGK; via the exons ATGGGGCTCACGGCTGCGTCTCACACACGTGGGGAAAATGTCAGAACAACTGGAATGCGGTTGGAGGTGGGACATCCTGTGGCTGTGTTCCTAG GTACGGACATTGCTGCAGGAGAAGAAGTTGCCATCAAGCTTGAATGTGTCAAAACCAAACACCCTCAGCTGCACATCGAGAGCAAGATCTACAAAATGATGCAGGGAGGAG TGGGAATCCCCACCATTCGATGGTGCGGGGCAGAGGGGGACTACAACGTCATGGTGATGGAGCTGTTGGGACCAAGCCTGGAAGACCTCTTCAACTTCTGCTCAAGGAAATTCAGTCTCAAAACTGTCCTCCTCCTCGCTGACCAAATG ATTAGTCGTATTGAGTACATTCATTCAAAGAACTTCATCCACCGAGATGTGAAGCCAGATAACTTTCTCATGGGACTGGGCAAGAAGGGCAACCTGGTCTACATCATAGACTTTGGGCTGGCCAAGAAGTACCGGGACGCCAGGACTCACCAGCACATCCCCTACCGTGAGAACAAGAACCTTACCGGGACTGCTCGATATGCCTCCATCAACACCCATCTTGGAATCG AACAATCTCGACGAGatgacttggagtccctgggctaTGTGTTAATGTACTTCAACCTGGGCTCTCTCCCCTGGCAGGGGCTGAAGGCTGctaccaagagacagaaatacgAAAGGATTAGTGAGAAGAAAATGTCCACTCCCATTGAGGTGTTGTGTAAAGGCTACCCTT CTGAGTTTGCCACATACCTGAATTTCTGCCGCTCGTTGCGTTTTGATGATAAGCCTGACTACTCGTACCTGAGACAACTCTTCCGGAACCTGTTTCATCGCCAGGGTTTCTCCTACGACTATGTGTTTGACTGGAACATGCTCAAGTTT GGTGCCAGCCGGGCCACTGATGATGCTGAGCGGGAACGCCGGGACCGAGAGGAGCGGCTGAGACACTCTCGGAATCCAGCTACCCGGGGCCTCCCTTCCACGGCCTCAGGCCGCCTGAGGGGGACACAGGAAGTGGCTCCCCCCACGCCCCTCACGCCTACCTCACACACTG CAAACACCTCTCCGCGGCCTGTCTCTGGCATGGAAAGAGAGCGGAAAGTGAGTATGCGGCTGCACCGCGGCGCCCCGGTCAACGTGTCCTCATCTGATCTCACAGGCCGGCAAGATACCTCGCGCATGTCCACCTCACAG
- the CSNK1D gene encoding casein kinase I isoform X4 yields MELRVGNRYRLGRKIGSGSFGDIYLGTDIAAGEEVAIKLECVKTKHPQLHIESKIYKMMQGGVGIPTIRWCGAEGDYNVMVMELLGPSLEDLFNFCSRKFSLKTVLLLADQMISRIEYIHSKNFIHRDVKPDNFLMGLGKKGNLVYIIDFGLAKKYRDARTHQHIPYRENKNLTGTARYASINTHLGIEQSRRDDLESLGYVLMYFNLGSLPWQGLKAATKRQKYERISEKKMSTPIEVLCKGYPSEFATYLNFCRSLRFDDKPDYSYLRQLFRNLFHRQGFSYDYVFDWNMLKFGASRATDDAERERRDREERLRHSRNPATRGLPSTASGRLRGTQEVAPPTPLTPTSHTANTSPRPVSGMERERKVSMRLHRGAPVNVSSSDLTGRQDTSRMSTSQIPGRVASSGLQSAVHR; encoded by the exons ATGGAGCTGAGAGTCGGGAACAGGTACCGGCTGGGCCGGAAGATCGGCAGCGGCTCCTTCGGAGACATCTATCTCG GTACGGACATTGCTGCAGGAGAAGAAGTTGCCATCAAGCTTGAATGTGTCAAAACCAAACACCCTCAGCTGCACATCGAGAGCAAGATCTACAAAATGATGCAGGGAGGAG TGGGAATCCCCACCATTCGATGGTGCGGGGCAGAGGGGGACTACAACGTCATGGTGATGGAGCTGTTGGGACCAAGCCTGGAAGACCTCTTCAACTTCTGCTCAAGGAAATTCAGTCTCAAAACTGTCCTCCTCCTCGCTGACCAAATG ATTAGTCGTATTGAGTACATTCATTCAAAGAACTTCATCCACCGAGATGTGAAGCCAGATAACTTTCTCATGGGACTGGGCAAGAAGGGCAACCTGGTCTACATCATAGACTTTGGGCTGGCCAAGAAGTACCGGGACGCCAGGACTCACCAGCACATCCCCTACCGTGAGAACAAGAACCTTACCGGGACTGCTCGATATGCCTCCATCAACACCCATCTTGGAATCG AACAATCTCGACGAGatgacttggagtccctgggctaTGTGTTAATGTACTTCAACCTGGGCTCTCTCCCCTGGCAGGGGCTGAAGGCTGctaccaagagacagaaatacgAAAGGATTAGTGAGAAGAAAATGTCCACTCCCATTGAGGTGTTGTGTAAAGGCTACCCTT CTGAGTTTGCCACATACCTGAATTTCTGCCGCTCGTTGCGTTTTGATGATAAGCCTGACTACTCGTACCTGAGACAACTCTTCCGGAACCTGTTTCATCGCCAGGGTTTCTCCTACGACTATGTGTTTGACTGGAACATGCTCAAGTTT GGTGCCAGCCGGGCCACTGATGATGCTGAGCGGGAACGCCGGGACCGAGAGGAGCGGCTGAGACACTCTCGGAATCCAGCTACCCGGGGCCTCCCTTCCACGGCCTCAGGCCGCCTGAGGGGGACACAGGAAGTGGCTCCCCCCACGCCCCTCACGCCTACCTCACACACTG CAAACACCTCTCCGCGGCCTGTCTCTGGCATGGAAAGAGAGCGGAAAGTGAGTATGCGGCTGCACCGCGGCGCCCCGGTCAACGTGTCCTCATCTGATCTCACAGGCCGGCAAGATACCTCGCGCATGTCCACCTCACAG